A DNA window from Helianthus annuus cultivar XRQ/B chromosome 15, HanXRQr2.0-SUNRISE, whole genome shotgun sequence contains the following coding sequences:
- the LOC110912028 gene encoding uncharacterized protein LOC110912028 isoform X1 produces MFRILLFFEWGVLIGREREREKGGVEGTVPAFLLNSARFPALCQICHFVPITRRQVIARVGFRHCVQILNYLGFRQTDEVVKVSPHARAIRDVEDEELRSFFYGMSPWQFMLMVAASSVGEELFYRVVVQGAFSDVFLRSTELVKNARGMASLVSYCQPVCCQLLQVRALKASGELGTR; encoded by the exons ATG tttaGAATTTTGTTGTTTTTCGAATGGGGGGTTTTGataggaagagagagagagagagagaaaggcgGTGTCGAAGGCACGGTGCCGGCCTTTCTTCTCAACTCTGCTAGGTTTCCGGCACTATGTCAGATTTGTCACTTTGTTCCGATCACCCGAAGACAAGTAATCGCTAGGGTTGGGTTCCGGCACTGTGTTCAGATCCTCAACTATCTAGGGTTTCGGCAAACT GATGAAGTTGTAAAGGTATCACCGCACGCTCGGGCAATTAGGGATGTAGAAGACGAAGAATTACGAAGCTTTTTCTATGGAATGTCTCCATGGCAGTTTATGCTTATGGTTGCTGCAAGCTCTGTTGGCGAGGAGCTTTTCTACCGAGTTGTCGTTCAG GGAGCGTTCTCAGATGTTTTTCTAAGAAGCACTGAGTTAGTAAAAAATGCACGCGGAATGGCCTCACTG GTCTCTTATTGCCAACCTGTCTGCTGCCAACTGCTACAAGTCAGAGCACTTAAAGCGTCTGGAGAACTGGGCACTCG TTGA
- the LOC110912028 gene encoding uncharacterized protein LOC110912028 isoform X2, whose amino-acid sequence MFRILLFFEWGVLIGREREREKGGVEGTVPAFLLNSARFPALCQICHFVPITRRQVIARVGFRHCVQILNYLGFRQTDEVVKVSPHARAIRDVEDEELRSFFYGMSPWQFMLMVAASSVGEELFYRVVVQGAFSDVFLRSTELVKNARGMASLHELTREFSDNGFGCEKL is encoded by the exons ATG tttaGAATTTTGTTGTTTTTCGAATGGGGGGTTTTGataggaagagagagagagagagagaaaggcgGTGTCGAAGGCACGGTGCCGGCCTTTCTTCTCAACTCTGCTAGGTTTCCGGCACTATGTCAGATTTGTCACTTTGTTCCGATCACCCGAAGACAAGTAATCGCTAGGGTTGGGTTCCGGCACTGTGTTCAGATCCTCAACTATCTAGGGTTTCGGCAAACT GATGAAGTTGTAAAGGTATCACCGCACGCTCGGGCAATTAGGGATGTAGAAGACGAAGAATTACGAAGCTTTTTCTATGGAATGTCTCCATGGCAGTTTATGCTTATGGTTGCTGCAAGCTCTGTTGGCGAGGAGCTTTTCTACCGAGTTGTCGTTCAG GGAGCGTTCTCAGATGTTTTTCTAAGAAGCACTGAGTTAGTAAAAAATGCACGCGGAATGGCCTCACTG CATGAATTGACACGTGAGTTTTCCGATAACGGGTTCGGTTGCGAAAAATTGTGA